A single Curtobacterium sp. MCJR17_020 DNA region contains:
- a CDS encoding glycosyltransferase family 4 protein, translating to MTDVAGRRFAIVQEYVPAYRVPLFTQLAAVVAADGDELLVYAGDPAGALAERRDGVQSSPWLRTIRQREFRIFGRRLVLRALPRAVWSADLIVVEQARRNTDVPFLLAWPRTARKTALWGHGVDVVKIPSRLERRYSRLLLRRAAWLFAYTQAGADRAVDAGINRQRTTVLWNSIDTRRLRQDLDAVGPGRTGVSPRAAFIGGLDSSKRIEDLISIGEAAHGLDPGFRLVIGGDGELRGIVEAAAERFSWIDHRGSVAGTDKAALLQESDLLLIPGRVGLAAIDSLAAGRPIVTLSTSLHGPEFEYLEPGVTCVVTDGVHDAARALVGLFHDRPALDAMQARCREASQNYSIENTVRRFHDGLNAAIEDDHE from the coding sequence GTGACTGACGTGGCGGGTCGGCGCTTCGCGATCGTGCAGGAGTACGTGCCCGCGTACCGGGTGCCCCTGTTCACCCAGCTGGCTGCGGTGGTGGCGGCCGACGGCGACGAGCTGCTGGTCTATGCAGGCGACCCTGCCGGTGCGTTGGCGGAACGGCGGGACGGCGTCCAGAGCAGCCCCTGGCTCCGGACCATCCGGCAGCGTGAGTTCAGGATCTTCGGCCGACGACTGGTGCTGCGAGCATTGCCCCGAGCTGTCTGGAGCGCCGACCTGATCGTGGTGGAGCAAGCACGTCGCAACACGGACGTCCCGTTCCTCCTGGCCTGGCCCCGAACCGCGCGGAAGACAGCGTTGTGGGGACACGGCGTTGATGTCGTCAAGATCCCTTCGCGTCTCGAGCGGCGCTACAGCCGCCTGCTGCTCCGGCGCGCCGCGTGGCTCTTCGCCTACACGCAGGCAGGAGCGGACCGGGCTGTGGACGCCGGGATCAACCGTCAGCGCACAACCGTCCTCTGGAACAGCATCGATACCCGAAGACTCCGCCAGGATCTCGATGCGGTGGGACCAGGTCGAACAGGCGTGTCACCGCGGGCTGCCTTCATCGGAGGCCTCGATTCCAGCAAACGGATCGAGGATCTCATATCCATCGGAGAGGCTGCACACGGACTCGATCCTGGATTCCGCCTCGTCATCGGCGGGGACGGGGAACTCCGCGGCATCGTCGAGGCGGCTGCGGAACGGTTCTCCTGGATCGACCATCGTGGTTCCGTGGCCGGGACCGACAAGGCCGCACTGCTGCAGGAGAGCGATCTTCTCCTGATACCCGGTCGTGTCGGTCTCGCTGCCATCGACAGCCTGGCGGCGGGACGGCCGATCGTGACGCTCTCGACGTCCCTCCACGGGCCCGAGTTCGAGTACCTTGAGCCGGGAGTCACCTGCGTCGTCACCGACGGCGTCCACGATGCAGCGCGGGCCCTGGTCGGGCTCTTCCACGATCGGCCCGCACTCGACGCGATGCAAGCACGGTGCCGGGAAGCTTCCCAGAACTACTCCATCGAGAACACGGTGCGCCGGTTCCACGATGGATTGAACGCAGCGATCGAGGATGACCATGAATGA